One region of Eupeodes corollae chromosome 1, idEupCoro1.1, whole genome shotgun sequence genomic DNA includes:
- the LOC129939712 gene encoding cytochrome P450 6g1-like — protein sequence MAFITELLLFTSFILIGIYVWAKYHFSYWRRKNVPNVEPNFFFGNFKEMLMMSKNCADILINLYNHKNAKDQPILGIYIFNKPALLIRDPELVKSICVKNFDKFSNRYAQSDIKGDTLGSATLFMINNPEWKELRTKLSPVFTSGKMKQMFPLVEEIGNDLDAYINSFPMDKNSNSFVREVKEMCSLFATDVIATVAFGIKTSSLKNPKDAFRIVGRSMLDFTLWRGLEFVVAFFIPHLASLFRCRLFTKDAEIFFRTTINSVMDDRIQNGTTRNDLIDVLAEFKKERLSDNHKNDNLSMTNDTLVAQAATFFIAGLETSASTMSFCLYELSKNPEIQERLREEIRLALLRNITLTGKDTLTYEDVYGMEYLDMVIMETLRLYPSLPILDRICTLPKDEKEFSLKPFSDFAIPNNMPLYVPKIAIQRDSKYFPNPDKFDPERFSAKNKSNIQTGTYLAFGLGPRSCIGYRMGLLKTKIGLISFLRNHILRTCNKTTKQIYFEPKALFIQTKGGIFCEFVRDPLI from the exons ATGGCTTTCATCACCGAGTTGCTGCTTTTCACCTCTTTCATCCTGATTGGAATTTACGTTTGGGCAAAGTATCATTTCTCATATTGGCGCAGAAAAAATGTTCCTAATGTTGAGccaaatttcttttttggtaatttcaaagagatgttgatgatgtcaaaaaattgcgCTGATATCCTCATAAATTTGTACAATCACAAGAATGCCAAAGATCAACCAATTCTTGGAATTTACATCTTCAACAAACCAGCCTTACTGATACGTGATCCCGAATTGGTAAAATCAATATGCGTGAAGAATTTTGACAAGTTCTCAAATCGTTACGCTCAAAGTGATATCAAAGGTGATACCCTCGGATCAGCTACACTGTTCATGATCAATAATCCGGAATGGAAGGAATTGCGAACGAAGTTATCACCAGTTTTTACGAGcggaaaaatgaaacaaatgttTCCACTTGTTGAAGAA atcgGTAACGATTTAGACGCATACATTAATTCTTTTCCAATGGATAAAAATAGTAACAGCTTCGTCCGAGAGGTTAAAGAAATGTGTTCCCTTTTTGCAACAGATGTGATTGCAACAGTGGCATTTGGTATTAAAACCAGTAGTCTAAAAAATCCAAAGGATGCCTTTCGGATAGTCGGTCGAAGTATGCTTGATTTTACTCTTTGGAGAGGTCTTGAATTTGTTGTTGCGTTTTTTATACCACATTTGGCATCACTTTTCCGCTGCAGGCTATTTACCAAAGATGCGGAAATATTTTTTCGGACAACTATCAATTCGGTTATGGATGATAGAATCCAAAATGGAACAACTCGCAATGATTTGATAGATGTTCTGGCAGAATTTAAAAAGGAGCGTTTAAGTGACAATCACAAGAATGATAATTTATCGATGACAAATGACACTTTGGTAGCACAGGCAGCGACTTTTTTTATTGCTGGTCTGGAGACTTCTGCATCTACTATGTCTTTTTGTTTGTACGAGCTTTCAAAGAATCCAGAAATTCAAGAGAGGTTAAGGGAAGAAATAAGGCTGGCTTTGCTTAGAAACATCACCTTAACTGGCAAAGACACACTCACCTACGAAGATGTCTATGGAATGGAATACTTGGATATGGTCATTATGGAGACTTTAAGACTTTATCCGTCGCTACCAATTTTAGATCGAATATGTACATTGCCAAAAGATGAAAAGGAATTTTCATTGAAACCGTTTTCTGACTTTGCCATACCGAACAATATGCCGCTTTATGTTCCAAAGATTGCTATTCAAAGAGATtcaaag tACTTTCCAAATCCTGATAAATTTGATCCTGAGCGATTTTcagctaaaaataaatcaaacatacAAACAGGAACTTATTTAGCTTTTGGATTGGGACCTCGAAGTTGTATTGGATATCGCATGGGActattaaaaacgaaaattggGTTGATAAGTTTTCTTAGAAATCATATTCTTCGGACTTGTAATAAAAccaccaaacaaatttatttcgaacCAAAAGCATTGTTTATACAAACGAAAGGGGGAATATTTTGTGAATTTGTAAGGGATCCATTAATTTAG